In Deinococcus psychrotolerans, the genomic window GCCCCCGGCGCGGTGATCCGGCGCGGCCAAAGCGTGCGGCTGCTGATCAGCAGCGGCGTGGCGGTGCAGCAAACCTGGCTCCCGAATTTGCGCGGCTTGCCGTTTGACGACGCCCGCGACTTGGTGCGCCGGGCGGGCTTGGTGGTCAATCTAACCAAGAAAGAAACTTCCGACTCGGTCGAAAACACCGTGCTGCGCCAGTCGCCGGCGGCTTTCGATAAAGTCGATATCGGCTCGCCCGTGACCTTGGTGGTGGCCCAAACCCGCTACGAAGCGCCCGCCGTGGCAACGCCGCCACTGCCGGTGCCGCCTTTGCCGCTGCCCCCGCCGTCGCCGGAGCCGGTGACCAATCCCACCTTCAATACGGGCGGCGCGGACAATAGCGGGACAGTGCCCAACACGCCGGCTGCCCAGCCGGAATTTGCGCCTGTTTCGCCTGCCGCTCCTACTCCTGCTGCGCCCACGCCCGAAACGGCCCCGAGCCAGCCGACTCCCACCGCGCCGCAGACGCCGAATTCGGGGCAACCCAGCACGGAGCAACCCGGCACGCAGCAACCCAACGCGCAGCCGCCCGCCACCGCCAGTCGAATCGTGCCGCTGAGTTACACTTTTCCGGCCACCTTACCCGCCGGCCAAGTCGAAATCGTGGTGCGTGACGAAGACGGTGAACGCGCCGTGCTACCGCCCACGGACAGCGCCCAGCTCGCGGGGGCACTGGCCCAGCGTGACGATGTCAGCGTGCGCGGCAATTACGTTTTCACCGTGCGGATCGACGGCAAAGACTACGCCACCTTCGGGCCGTGAGTTCCCCCGACTTGTGATTTACCTTGATTACGCTGCCACCCACCCGATGACGGCTACCGCCCTCTCGGCCTACGCCCACGCCGCCGCCGTGCCGGGCAATCCGGCCAGCATTCACGCGGCGGGTCAGGCCGCCCGCGAGCTGCTCGAAGAGGGGAGAGCGGCGTTGGCGGCGGCGCTGGGCGTGCATCCGCTGACCCTCACGGCCCTGAGCGGCGGCACCGAGGCCGACAACCAGGTGCTGCTCTCCAGCTTCCCCGGCGCGGGCGGTCACCTGATCACCTCCAGCATTGAGCATTCGGCGGTGCTGGCTCCGGCCCGCTTCCTCGCGGCGCGGGGCGTGGCCGTCACCTTCCTTGAGCCGGACGCCAGCGGCCAGATTGACCCTGAGCAGCTCCGGGAAGCGCTACGTCCCGACACCAAGTTGGTCAGCATTCACCATGCCAACAACGAAATCGGCGCGGTACAACCGATTGCCGAGTTGGCCGAAATTGCCCACGCGGGCGGGGCGAAATTTCACACCGACGCGGTGCAGTCGCCCGGCGTGTTGCCCGTCGACTTGCTGTCTTGGAAGGTGGATTACGCCAGTTTCAGCGCCCACAAATGGGGCGGGCCGCTCGGCGTGGGCCTGCTCTACGTCCGGCGCGGCCTCGACTTGCCGCCCCTGCTGCTGGGCGGCGGGCAAGAAAAGGGTCTGCGGAGCGGCACTCAAAACGCTCCCGGCCTTTATGCGGCGGGCTTGAGCCTGCGTGAAGCGGTGGCCGCGCAGCTCCAAACCCACGCCCACCTGCGTGCCCTGAATGACCGCCTCACAGCGCGGCTGTCGGGTCACGCGAATGTGCGGGCCAACCACACCCCAGCGGGCAGCCCCAAGGTGGCGTCGTTTACCGCTCTCGGCGCGGACGGTGAGGCGCTGCTGATGAATTTGGATTTCGCGGGGGTGTGCGTCTCGGCGGGCAGCGCTTGTTCGGCGGGTACCATGCAGCCCAGCCACGTCCTGAGCGCTCTGGGCCTCAGTGACGCCGACGCCCTTGCTACCGTGCGGCTCAGTTTTGGATTTCAGACCACCACCGGTGAGATTGACGAAGCCGCTTCGGCACTGCTCAGGGCGGCCACGGCCAGCCGCGCTTAGCGCAAGCTGGTTTCTTGCGGGTGGACATGGTACTGAGCGAGCAACGCCTCGTGCCAGTGAGACGCCACCTCTACTTTATTTCGTCCGCTGATTTTGGCGGCTTGCAGCGCCCGGTCAGCAAAGCCCAAGAGTTCGACTTGAGCCGCTGGCGGCGTGTTGATAGGGCCGACCACGCCGAACGAAGCGGTGACTTGGCCAAACCTGAAGCTGTAGCCAGCCAAGTTGCTGCGGGCCCGCTCGGCCATCAAGCAGGCTTCTGCGCTGCTCAGGCCCGGCAGGATCATTAAAAATTCCTCGCCGCCCCAGCGGGCCAGCAGACTCGGTTCGCTGAGGTATTGGCCGGCGAGTTGGCCGGCTTGCACCAGCACCCGGTCGCCTTCTGCGTGGCCGTACTGGTCGTTGATCAACTTGAAATGGTCGAGGTCAAACGAAATCAGGGCGTAAGGCTGCTGGGCTCCGTCGAGGTGATCGAGGAGGCGCTGGGCCGCTCGTCGGTTGGGCAGGCCTGTCAGGCTGTCGAGGTAAGCCAGCCGCCGCATCTCCTCGTACTGCTGCCGAACGCGGGCCACCACATACTGAATCAGCACGATCAGGATGTTGGACAAAAAGAACTGACTCAGCGAAGCCAGCAAGCGGTCACTGAGTTGCCCAGCTTGCCACAGCGCAGCCACCTGAAACGCGGCGATCAGCAAAGTGATCAGCAGCGTGCCGATGACGATCTGGCTGGCCGTTTTCACTCTCCACAGCACAAACGCCATCATGGAGAGCGCCGGAAACCACATCACGCCCTCGCTGAGCATTTGATGTTCAGGCACGAACGAAGAAAACTGATGGTAAAAAAGAATCACCAAATACAGGCTGATCACCAGATACGTCGCGTCCAGCGCTTGTCCGAGTTTGAGCCAGTTGCGGCGCAAGCCGAGCTCCATCATCAGCACCAGCGCGGCGATCAGCGGCAACGCCACTTTGTCGAGCGAATCGACCGAGTCACGTTGGAAAACCAGTGCCAAGATTGCGGCCACCGTCGCCACCGGAGCGAGCAGCCGAAAACCCTGCCTTTGCAGGTGACTGATACTCTCCAAGTGGGTCGGATGACTTAATTCTCTCAAACGCTGCATACTGGCTCACTATTGTAATCGCTCGCCTCCGAATTCAATATTCTTAACTTATCCTTAATCATTCTCAAGTACAGTTTGCTTTTTGAATAAAGATAGGTTCATCTTTTCAAACTGCTAATCTGAACTTATGTTTTCACGTCCCAACGCCCGCGCCGCTTTGCCAGACACCGGGCCAAATCGCCGCGACCCGGCCAATTTGCTGCGGCTGCTGCACTACGTCAAGCCTTACGTTGGATGGCTGTCGCTGGGCATTTTCAGCACCTTGATTTCGGCTGGCCTGAGCTTGGTGTTTCCCAAATTGTTCGGCAACCTGATCGACGCTTCATTTCTCAAGCGGGCGGGGAGCGGCGTGGCCGACACTGGGCCGCTCGACCGAATCGTGCTGCTGCTGCTGGGAGTGTTCGCGGTGGTGGCGCTGTTTACCGCTCTGCAATCGTTTTTGATTTCGCGGGTGGGGGTGCGGGTGGTGGCCGACCTGCGCCGAGCGGTGTTTTCGCATCTGCTCACGCTCAGTCCGCGCTTTTTTGCCACGCGGCGCACCGGCGAACTTACCAGCCGCCTGACCAGCGACGTATCCACGGTGCAGACGGTGGTCAGCAGCGCTCTAGCGCAACTGCTCAGCCAAGTCGTGACGCTCATTGGCGGCGTCACCTTGATGGTGCTGACCAGTTTTCAGCTCAGTTTGTTTACGCTGGCGGTCATTCCGCTGATTATCGGCACGGCGGTGGTGATCGGCCTCCAGATCCGCAAGGCCGCCCGCGAGGTGCAGGATAAAGTGGCCGCCGCCAACGCCAGCGCCGAGGAAGCCATCAGCGGCGTGCGGGTGGTGCAGAGCTTTACCGCCGAGGACGTGGAGCGTGAGCGCTACGGCGACGGCGTCGAGCAGTCGTTTGCCGCTTCGCTGCGCCGCATCAAGCTCACGTCACTGATGGCGGGCATCATGACTTTTTTGGCGTTTGGCAGCTTGGCGGGGGTGCTGTGGTACGGCGGGCGGCAAGTCTTGGTGGGGGCCATCACGCCGGGCAAACTGGTCAGCTTTTTGTTTTATGCGCTGCAAGTCGGGATCAACGTCGGCGGCCTGACCGGCATTTTTTCGCAAGTTCAAGAAGCGTTGGGCGCTTCCTCGCGCCTCTTCGAGCTGCTCGACACCAAAAGCGAGTTGCCCGTCAGTGCTGCCCCGCAGCCGCTGAACCGGGTGGTGGGCCACGTCCAGTTCGAAGAGGTCTCGTTTCGGTACGGTGACGAGGGCGAGCTGCCCACCCTGTCTGGCCTTAACTTGGATGTGTCGCCGGGCCAAACGGTGGCCCTAGTGGGGCCGAGCGGAGCTGGAAAATCCACGCTGGTCAGCTTGCTGCCGCGCTTTTACGACGTGACCGGCGGCACCCTCAAGGTGGACGGCGTGGACGTGCGGCAAGCCGACTTGGAAGCGCTGCGCCGTCAAGTCGGCTTGGTGCCGCAGGAGACTTTGCTGTTTTCCGGCAGCGTGGCCGAGAACATTTTGTACGGGCGGCCCAGCGCCAGCCAAGCTGAAGTGCAGAGCGCGGCGCGGGCGGCCAACGCTGAGGAATTTATCCTGCGACTGCCGCAGGGGTACGCCACGGCCGTCGGTGAGCGCGGTGTGAAATTGTCGGGCGGGCAGCGCCAGCGCGTCGCCATTGCGCGGGCCATTCTCAAAAATCCCCGCATCCTGATTTTGGACGAAGCCACCAGTGCCCTGGACAACGAATCCGAAGCGCTGGTGCAAGACGCCCTTGAAAAACTGATGGTGGGCCGCACCACGTTCGTGATTGCTCACCGCCTCAGCACCATTCGCAGCGCCGACTTGATCGTGGTGATGGACGCGGGCTGCATCGTGCAGCGCGGGACTCACGCCGAACTCCTGCAACAAGGCGGCCTTTATAAAGACCTCTACGACTTGCAGTTCCGTGCCGAGCGCCGTGAGCAAGGCCCACTGGCCGTGCAAGGCATTTAAGCCGCAATGCTGCGGCCTTGAGCCGTGCTAGCCTCGCTCATGACCCCTACCCTGATCTACTTTGATTTCCTATGCCCTTACGCCTGGCGCGGCGTAGAACTGGCCGATCTCTTGCGGCGCGAACACGGCCTGATGTTCGAGCTGCGCCACTTCAGCCTCGTGCAGGGTAACCACAATGACAATGCCCAGAGCCGTCACCAGCCGACTTGGTGGCTGACCGATCAAGCGGCAGGCAGTGGCAGCGCGGCCCAAATCGGCAGCTTAGAGGCCTTTTTGGCTGACCAAGCGGCGGCCCGGCAAAGTGAAGAAAAGCGCTGGGCCTTTGCCCTGGCGCTCTTTAGGGCCGTGCACCGTGACAAAGCCGAGCTGAGTGCCCAGACCATCCAAGCCGCCGCCCAGACAGCCAGACTTGATATGGCCCAGTTCCAAACCGACCTGGCAGAGGATGGGGCCCGCCGAGCCGAGCTGCGAACCGATCTGGCGGCGGCGGCGGAGCAGGGCGTCTTCGGCACGCCGACTTTCGTGCTGCCGGAAGGTCACGCCGCTTACTTCCGTTTTGCCAACCTCGTTTCGCCTGAAAAAGCGCTCGAAACGTGGCAGCTCTACGTCTCGGTACTGGAAAGTGACGCCCGCATCGAAACCATCAAGCGGGCCAAACGGGCCTGAGCCGTGGCGCAAGGTTCAGCGCTGCTTCCTGAACTCACTGCCTTTGTCGCCAAGTTGCGCCGCGCCGGATTTTCTGCTGGCCCCAGCGAGCTGGCCGGGGCGCTGCGGGCCGCTGAAGCGCTGGGCCTGCTGGATTTAGCCGCGCTGGAAACGGCTTGGGGGATTGTGTTTGCCCGCAGCAAAGAGCAGGCCGAGCTTTTTGTGCCGCTGTTTCGGGCACATTTCTTAAAGCCGGACTTGCCCGCGCCGCCTCAAAGCGACGCCGTTCAACCCCAGCCGAGTGAAGACGACAGCCCCCCTTCAGGCGACGCTGAACCGCTGCCTGCCCAGCAGCAAGGTGCAGCCGAGGCCGAGCCTCTGTCTCCAGATGTTGAAAACGCCAGCGAAGCCGCCCAGTGGCTGCAAACCCGCCTGAGTCCCCATGCCGCACAGGGAGCGCCCCCTTCTTTGTCCGGCGACGCTCAGCTTTACGCCCAAGCCGCCCGCGCTCTCCTGGGCGTGCGGCTTGGGCATTCGCGGCGGTTTCGGCCCACGCCGTTGGGGCAGCGCATTGATCTGCGGGCCACCTTGCAATCGGCGCGGCAAACCGGCGGCGAGGCGATCCGGCTGCGCCGCAAAGGTCGCCCGCCCCGCCCGCCCAAAGTGGTGCTGGTCTTGGATGGCAGCCGCAGCATGGCTCCCTATGCCGCGCTGCTGCTGCGCTACGCCGCCGCCCTCTCTGTCCGCAGCCGCTCGGTGGAGGTCTACGCTTTCAGCACTTCGCTGACTCGACTGACTCCCCTGCTGCGGGCCGGGCAAGTTGCGCCCGCCATGCAGTTGGGCCAAAGCTGGGGCGGCGGCACCCGCATCGGTGAAAATCTGGAGCGGCTGCTGCGCGAAGGCAAAGCCGCGCTGCGGCCCACGACCTTGCTGCTGATCCTCAGTGACGGCCTCGATACCGGCGAGCCAGCGCAACTGGCCGGGGCGCTCAGTAAACTGCGCCGCCGAGTCGGCGGGGTCATCTGGCTCAATCCGCTGGCCGCCCAAGACGGGTACCAGCCGCTGGCACGCGGAATGGCGGCGGCTTTGCCGGCCCTAGACGTATTTGTGGGCGTTGAGGACGCCGCCGACCTGCTGGCCCTCCCCAAAAAAGTGCAGCGGGCGCTGCGTTGATTTACTGGGCTGATTTGGGACGCTGAACTTGGATTGTTGATGGGGCGGCTGGGCTTTGGAACTTTAACGGCATTCGGCTGTCAAGGTCTTGTCAAACGCCGCGCTCTACACTGAGCGCCAATGGCTCCAGACTCCAGACTTCATTTGCCTCTGCGCGATCCTGACGGCGAGGCGAGCCGCCGCCGCATCTACACCGCCACGCTGAGCTTCGGGTTGGTGCTGCTGGGCGTCAGTGTGTTTTGGCAGCGCCTGACCGGCGCTTCGGATTTGTATTTGATCTACGGCGCACCGACGCTGTGGCTGCTGGGCATCTTTAACCTGTGGTGGCTGCTGACCAAGCGCTCCTTGGTGGTGTCCGAGCGCCTGGGCATCGGGGTGCTGGCGGTGGCCAATGTGGCACGCATTATCTTACTGTGCTTTGAAGCGCCTGCCAGCGGCCTGATCAACAATGGGCCGTACTGGGGCATGGTTGGAGTCTGCGCACTGGTGTTTTTGGCGTTTGTGCCCAGGCAGTTTTTTGTGTTCAACTTGGCGTATGCCGCGCTGAGTCTGGCTTTGCCCTGGCTCCTGCCGGGATCGGCGGCGCTCCACAACGTCTTCGAGTGGCTGAGGGTGCAGCTCAATGCGGTGGTGGTGCTGTCGCTGATTTGGGGCCTGGCGTGGTTCCGCACGCAGCACGCCGCCCAAGCCGTTACCCAAGAACAGCTGCGGCAGATGGCTTTCACTGACCCCCTGACCCAGCTTCCCAACCGCCGCGCCGTGTATCCGGCAGTGGACGCGCTGCTCAGCGCCGCCGCTCGGGGGCAGGCCGGTTCACTGCTGCTGATCGACCTCGACCACTTCAAACGCGTCAATGACGAGTGCGGCCACGGCGTCGGGGATGAAGTTCTGGTCGCGGCAGCCAGAGTGCTGCAAAATGCCGTCACCGAAGTGGGGGCCGCGCCGCCGACAGTGGGCCGCTGGGGCGGGGAGGAATTTATCGTGGTGATGCCGGGAGCTGCCGCCGAGCGTGCCAGGTTCCGTGCTGAGCAGCTCTTGGTCGACTTCCGGGCGCACGCTTGGCCGCATCACCTGCGCCTGACCATCAGCATCGGCCTCAGCACGGTGCGCCCCGGTGAGGCCTTCAGCACGCTGCTGGCCCGCGCCGATGAGTCCATGTACGCGGCCAAGTCAGCAGGACGCGACCGCGTGGGTGTCGAGCACGTCAAGATGGATGACGCGGAGGCCGAGTACGGCCCAGCGCACTGAAGCGCGTGCCATACTCAACGAACTATGGAAGCCGTTCCGATTCTGATGGTGATTTTTGGTGGCATCTTCGGCGGCATCGCGCTGATTACCCGCGTCGACGGCCAAAGTAAGCTCCGTATTCTCCAAGAAAAGCGGGCCATCGCCGAGCTGGAACAAGCCGCCAAACAGCCTGCGCCGCTGCCCGCGCCCACGCCGGATGACCCCCACGCGGCTGCGGTGCTGGCCCTGCGCCTGCCGGAACCGCAGCGCTCACAGGCGCTGGAGTTGCTGTGCTTGGTGCAGGACGCGCCCAAAACGCTGGACGCCCGCAGCGCTTTCCTGATCAAGCAAACCCAAGCCGACTACCTGCCGCAAACATTGCGGGCCTTCCTCGATTTGACGGCGGGGGCACGCCAGCGTCTCTCGGCACAGGGCATGGACGCCGAAACGTTGCTGAGTGAACAACTCGACCTGATCGGAGCGGGCGTCAAAGAAGCGCTGCGCCTAGACCACGCCGCTGCCGATAGAATGCTGACCCAGGGCCGTTTTCTGCGTGAGCGCTTCGCCGCGTCTGAAGCGGGAGAACGGGTGGCCTTGGAGAAGACCTGAGCGGAGCGCCCGTTCAGCTGACTCCCTGTCGCCGGACACCAACCTGCAAGGTATTTTGCTGGGCCGCTTACACGGCCTGAGCGACAGCGTGTTTGCCAGCGTCATGAGGCTTGCTGGAACTGTGGCTATAGCGGCCTCTACCCAGCCGTACCCGTCTTGGTTTGCGACGGTGCTGCTGGGCTTCATCCAGCCTCTGCTCACCCGCTGGATGTTCAAAAGTTGAGCCACCTTACGGGACTTGGCCCGCCCTCACAAACTCGCCTGCTAGAATGCGGCCCGTGTATACCAACCGCCGCGCACATTACGACTATGAACTGCTGGAACGGTTCGAGGCGGGCATCAGTTTAACCGGCAGTGAGGTCAAAAGCATTCGCGCCGGTGGCGTGGATTTCCGCGACGCTTTTGCCCGCTTGCAAGGCCACGACCTTGACCTTGAAGGGCTGTACATTCCTGAATACAAAGATGCCAGCTACAACAACCACACCCCCCGCCGCACCCGCCGCCTGCTCTTAAACCGCGAAGAAATCGGAAAAATAGAACGCCAACTCAAAATTAAAGGGCTGAGTCTCATTCCCACCCGCCTTTACCAAAAAGGCCGCTTCTTTAAAGTGGAAGTGGCGCTGGCACGCGGTAAAAAGCTGCACGACAAGCGCCGCGCCGAGGCCGACAAAGAAGCCCGCAAAGAAATCAGGAACGCATGAAGCCCAGTTTGCAAAGAAGTCTGTTCCAAGATTTGCGCCTGCGGGCCGGACTGCTGGCCGCTCTTTTTTTGCTGGGCGTCGCCGGAGCGCAGTACGCCTACAGCAAGCTGACGCTGGGCGGCCGGGACGCTCAGGCCATCGTGCTGGGCGGAGCCGAATACGCCTCGCAGCTCACCGTCGAGGGGCTGAGCGCCGTCAAAGTCAGCCGCGAAGACCCTTACGTGCGTGTCAGCGGCCTGGGCCACGAGCTGATCTTGCCGATCGACCAAGATTCCGAGCGGGCCGCCACCGACTTCAACACCGTGCAGCTTGACAGCACCCGCCTCAAAGCCCGCACCGCCACGCTGGTGAACGGCGAAGTGTACTTGCCGCTTGACACCCTGGCACGCGGTCTGGGCGCGGACTACCGCACCGGCGATTTCTCGCTGCCCGCTGCGGCCCTGACCAACGTGTCTTCGCGGGCCGGAAAAGACACCGACCGGATCGTGCTGGATTTCAGCCGTGACCTTCAGTACGCCGCCAATTTCAGCGGCAACATCCTGACCCTGACCCTCAAAGGCGTCAACGCCAATCCGCGCACCTACGCCACGCGCGGCGCGTTCGTGCCGCAGTTTGAAGTCAAAACCGCGCAGGGCAACGCCAGCATCGCCATTCCGCTGGGCAACGGCGCAGGCTACCGGCTGTTCAAGGTGATCCGCCCCGGCAGCGTGCGACTGGTTCTCGATGTCGGCCCCGGATTGCCGCGCAACATCGCTGCGCTCGCGGATGTGCCGCGCTCGCCGCTGATCGTCCTTGATCCGGCTCCCAAAGGCGGCGGCAGCGTGGATATTCCGCTCGAAGTCGCCCGCGCCACCGGCGAGCTACTCAGCAAAGCGGGCTGGCAAGTCCAGCTCACCCGCAGCTCGGCGGGCCGGCTCCCGGTGGCCCAGCGAGAAAAGCTGGCCCGTCAAAGCCAAGTCTTTGTCACGCTCAGTGTGGGGCGCTTTCCCGGCTCAGGCCGAAAAGGTATCACCCTTTATCAGCCGGTGGGCGACCAAAACGCCCAGATCATCAACGCTTTTCGCAGCGGGGCCGGTGGTAGCGACCTGGTGCGGGCAGCGGTGGGCGACGGCGGCGAAACCAAGCGGCTGGCCGAACTGCTGATGGGCGAACTCGGTTCACGCGGCCTCAAAGCCGGAGCCGAGCAAATCCCGCGCCTCTTTTTGCCGGGTGAGGCTCCGCACGCTTCATTTGAACTCGAACTCGGCTGGCCGCAAAACGCCGGCGACCTCGCCAACCTGATCACGGCCCAGCGCACCGTCAAAGTCTCGGAAGCGCTGGCCCTGAGCGTGGCCACCTTCCTCAAAGCGCGGGCCACCAACCTGACCGGAAGCGGCCAATGAAGCGCCTCTTTACGCCCATCAACATTTTGGGCTTGCTGGTGTTGGCGCTCTCGCTGGCGGTTCGCAACTGGGTCTCGCAGCCGCCGCCCGCGCCGACGCCGCCCGCGCTTCAACTCGAAGTGGTGCAGCCGATTACCGTCACGCTGTACTTCTCAAACGGCAACGTGGACAGTTTCGTGACTGAAGACCGCAGCGTGAGCGTTGAAGGCCAGTCGCCGGGCAAAGTCGCGCAGGCCGAGCTGAACGCCTGGGCGCGTGGCCCGCTCAAGGGCAAAGGGCTGCGGGTCATTCCGCAGGGCAGCGCCGTGCCGGACGTGTGGGTGCGCGGCCCGCACTTTTATGTCAACTTGCCCAGCAGCTATGCTCAGTTCAATTACGGCGTCAGCGGCGAGCGGATGATCCTTTGCTCGCTGACCCGCACCCTGCTCGACAAAACCGGCAAAGACGTGCTGTTTTTGCTGGGCGGTCAAAGTGCGCCGACTTTGCTCGGCCACATGGATCTGACCCGCCCGTACGGCAAGGCGGATTGCCAAGACTGATTGCGAGCAGTGGTCACTTCACTTTCTGCTCCTCAGTCCAACCCCACTGCCCATGATTGAATCCATTACCCTGCAAGGCTTCAAAAGTTTCGCTGAGCGCACCCGCCTGGACTTCGGCCCCGGCGTGACGGCTGTGATCGGCCCCAACGGCTCGGGCAAAAGCAACGTGGTCGAAGCGCTGCGGTGGGCCTGCCACCAAGCCCGCGCCCGCGAACTCCGGGCCGCCAAAGCCACTGAGCTGATTTTTCACGGCTCTGGTGGCAAAGCGCCGGTGGGCCTCGCGGAAGTGCAAATCGAGCTGCGAACCCCGCGGGGCCAGCTCAGTTTCAGCCGCCGGATTTACCGCGACGGCAGCGCCGAGCAAGACCTCACGGGCCGCCCTGTGCGGGTGCGCGATGTTCAGCAGGCGCTGCGCGGCACCGGCCTCGGCCCCGGCGGGCTGGCGGTCATCGGGCAGGGCGAGGTCAGCGGGGTGGTGCAGGCCGAGGGCAAAACCCTGCTCGGCTACCTTCAGGAAGCGGCGGGCCTGAGTAGGGCGGTGGCCGCCCGCGAGGACACCGAGAGCCGCCTTGAAGGAGCGCGGCGCTCCCTGAGCGAGCTGCAACGCCTTGAAGACGAACTGTCCGCCCGCACCCAGCGCCTCCAGATCGAAGCGGCGGCGGCCCAGCTCGCCCGAACCCTCGCCCTGCGCGAACTGGCCCTTGTCGAAGCGCTATTCCGTCACCGTCAGGAAACGCTCAGGGCCGAACTGCAAGCGGCTCAGGCCTCCGCCGCCCAGCTTGAGCAAGAATCGCTGGTCTTGGCGCAGCGCACCGTGCTGGCGGGCGCTCAGCTCGAAACTGCCCGTGAAGCGGTGCGGGCAGTCCGGGCAGATCAAGCCGGCCACCGCCAAGCCCTAGAGCTGCTGGAAGCCGCCCAACACGCCGAGCGCCAGCTCAGCCGCGCCGTGACGCGCCTGCAAGCCGAGCGCGAAAGCTTGGAGCGGGAGCGGTCTGTCCCCGAACTGGCTGCGCCGCCGCAGGCTGCCCCCGACGTCTCCGACGTGGAGACCCAGCTTCAAACGACCCGCGCCGAGCTGAGCCAAGCCGAAAGCCGGTGGCGCAGCCTCAGCGCCGAACTCGGACGCGCCCGCCTTTTGGCGGCCCAGCACGCCGAAGCGCAGGTCCGCAGCAGTGCCCAGCGCCATCTCCTGCAAAGTGAGCAAACGGAGCTGGAGCGCCGCTTAAGTGAGCTTGCTCCCGCCCTCCAAGAAGCCCAAGCAGCGCGGGAAGCCGCCGCCACAGAGCGCCAGCAAGCCGAAACTGAGGCTCAGCAGGCCGCCCAGCGCCGCGCCGAACTTGAGGCCCAGTTCAGCCGCTTAGAGCGCCAGCTCAGCGAACTCAGGGCCGCCCGTAAGCCGCTGCAAAGCGAACACACCCGCTTGGAAACCTTGCTCCATTCGTACACCCGCTACGGCGAAGGCCCCCGCAACGCTCTGACGAGCGACCACCCCGGCATTATCGGTTCGGTGGCCGACGTGCTGAGCGTCCGCGCCGAGTATCAAACCGCCGCCAGCGCCGCACTGGGCCGCCGGTTGGAGCAAGTGGTGGTGCAGACGTCCGACGACGCCCGCGAACTGATCGACCTGCTCAAGCGGCAGGGCGGACGCGCCACCTTTTTGCCGCTGGACTTATTGCGCCCCCGCCCGCGCCGCGACTCGGCACTGCTCAGCGAAAGCGGCGTGCTGGGCAATCTCGCCGACCTTTGCCCCAGCGCTCCGCCGCAAATCAGCGAGGCGCTGCTGGCCGATACCCTGCTGCTGGAAGACTTGCCCGCCGCCACCCGCCTGGCCCGCCGCTTCCAGAGCCGCCCGCGCTTAGTCACGCTCGGCGGCGAGCTGCTGGAACCCGGTGGGGCGCTGACCGGCGGACGCCTGCGCGACGGCGGCGCGAACCTGCTCACTGATCAGCGCCGCTTTGGGGACTTGGCCGATGAACTGGAAGCGTTGAACATCCAAGAACGAAGTCTAGAAGCCGCTCACGCCGCGCTCAGCGCCCAACGTGCCGCCCTGCCGCTCAGTGTCCTGCCCTCACTTGCCGCGCTCCAAGCCGCCGAGCGAGAAGCGGAGCGCCGCGTCACCCAGCTCGCAACGGAGCTGAGCGCTGCCCAAACCCGTCAGCGCGGCTTGCTCGGCCAACTTCAGCAAGCGGCCGATTTCCCATCAGCGCCCGCCGACCTCGCTCCAGCTGACCTAGAACAGCGCAGCCGCGAGTTGGAAGTTCGCCTCGCTGACCTGCGCCAAACCGAGCGCCAACGCAGCGAACAACTCGCCGAAGCCCGCCAGATCGCGGCGGCCTGGACGCTTTACCGCTCAGCCGCCGAGCAGCAAACCGCTCTGCATCTGCGTCTGAGTGCCAACAGCGCCGCCCTCGCTGAGCAAAGCGCCGAGCAGCACCTGGCCGCCAGCGAAGTCCTGCGCCGCCAGACCCAGGCTGAGCAGCGCCGTCCTGCGGGTCTGGAAGAAGCCGAGCGCGTTCAGACGCAGGCCAGCCAAAACTACGCCAATTTGCTGGCCCGCCAAAACAAAGTCCGCGCCGATTTGGAAGCGGCCCAGCTCACCGCCGCC contains:
- a CDS encoding GGDEF domain-containing protein, translated to MAPDSRLHLPLRDPDGEASRRRIYTATLSFGLVLLGVSVFWQRLTGASDLYLIYGAPTLWLLGIFNLWWLLTKRSLVVSERLGIGVLAVANVARIILLCFEAPASGLINNGPYWGMVGVCALVFLAFVPRQFFVFNLAYAALSLALPWLLPGSAALHNVFEWLRVQLNAVVVLSLIWGLAWFRTQHAAQAVTQEQLRQMAFTDPLTQLPNRRAVYPAVDALLSAAARGQAGSLLLIDLDHFKRVNDECGHGVGDEVLVAAARVLQNAVTEVGAAPPTVGRWGGEEFIVVMPGAAAERARFRAEQLLVDFRAHAWPHHLRLTISIGLSTVRPGEAFSTLLARADESMYAAKSAGRDRVGVEHVKMDDAEAEYGPAH
- the smpB gene encoding SsrA-binding protein SmpB, coding for MRPVYTNRRAHYDYELLERFEAGISLTGSEVKSIRAGGVDFRDAFARLQGHDLDLEGLYIPEYKDASYNNHTPRRTRRLLLNREEIGKIERQLKIKGLSLIPTRLYQKGRFFKVEVALARGKKLHDKRRAEADKEARKEIRNA
- a CDS encoding N-acetylmuramoyl-L-alanine amidase translates to MKPSLQRSLFQDLRLRAGLLAALFLLGVAGAQYAYSKLTLGGRDAQAIVLGGAEYASQLTVEGLSAVKVSREDPYVRVSGLGHELILPIDQDSERAATDFNTVQLDSTRLKARTATLVNGEVYLPLDTLARGLGADYRTGDFSLPAAALTNVSSRAGKDTDRIVLDFSRDLQYAANFSGNILTLTLKGVNANPRTYATRGAFVPQFEVKTAQGNASIAIPLGNGAGYRLFKVIRPGSVRLVLDVGPGLPRNIAALADVPRSPLIVLDPAPKGGGSVDIPLEVARATGELLSKAGWQVQLTRSSAGRLPVAQREKLARQSQVFVTLSVGRFPGSGRKGITLYQPVGDQNAQIINAFRSGAGGSDLVRAAVGDGGETKRLAELLMGELGSRGLKAGAEQIPRLFLPGEAPHASFELELGWPQNAGDLANLITAQRTVKVSEALALSVATFLKARATNLTGSGQ
- a CDS encoding GerMN domain-containing protein translates to MKRLFTPINILGLLVLALSLAVRNWVSQPPPAPTPPALQLEVVQPITVTLYFSNGNVDSFVTEDRSVSVEGQSPGKVAQAELNAWARGPLKGKGLRVIPQGSAVPDVWVRGPHFYVNLPSSYAQFNYGVSGERMILCSLTRTLLDKTGKDVLFLLGGQSAPTLLGHMDLTRPYGKADCQD